The Nicotiana sylvestris chromosome 6, ASM39365v2, whole genome shotgun sequence genomic sequence CACCAATTGTGCTTTGTATCTTTCTATTGACCTATCCGCTTTGCGTTTAACTTTGAAAACCCATTTGTTCCCAATTGCTCTATGCCCAGGCAGAAGGTCAGCTAGATCCTAGACTTTGTTGGTTTTTATGGACTTTAGTTCTTCTTTCATTGCTTTCATCCACTCATCATAAAGCCTCAGTCACTGACTTTGGCTCACCCATTTTTGTGGGAGATACCAAGAAAACATAATATTTTATTTCATAAGTACGTTTGGGTATATTTTTCCCGGGACTCTTTCGTAGTTGAAATTCAGGTTCGTTAGAAGGATTTTGTGATTGAGAGTTCACACTCCCACTCGGATCAAGAATAAGATCTTGATCAATTTGATTATCAACTGTGTCAGAAGACATTTGCTGACTGTCTGAGTTCAACATTCATAAAGAGGCTCTCCATTCTTTACCTCGCCCTTCtttgaaaaattattttctagaaatgTGATACCTCGTGATTCAATCTCAGTAACACTTCATTTTTTACTTATGCAGCACAACCCCAAGGTTGTAAATCCTTTAAGTTTGGTTTATGACCAGTCCATAGCTCATAAGGAGTAAAAAACTGATTTAGAAGGCACTTTGTTCAATATGTAAGTTGCAGTCAATAACGCATCTCCCCAAAAGGAGATAGGTAAATTTGTTTGCGCCATCATGGACCTTATCATATTCAATAGTGTTCTATTCCTCCTTTTTGCTACACCATTTTATTGAGTTGTGTACGGAATAGTTAACTGTCTGGTGATGCCCTTTTCATTACACAATTCTTCAAATTCTTTTGATAGATATTCACGCCCTCTATCGGATCTtaaggtcttaacccttttgtctAATTGATTCTCAACTTCATTCAAATATTTCTTAAAGCATTCTAGTGCTTCAGATTTATGAGAAATCAAATAGACATAACCAAAGTGTATGAAATCATCAATTAATGTAAGGAAATATAAAGCACCAGACCTAGCCCTCACACTCATTGGATCCCAGATATCAGAATGGATTAATTGCAATGGAAAATCAACTCTCTTAGCCTTTCCAAATGATTTACGTATAATCTTTCCTGCAAGACAATTTTCACAAGTTGGCATTTCAATTTTAGAGAAAGAACCTAGATGTCCTTCCTTAGCTAATCTATCCATTCGATCCTGCCCTATGTGACCTAATCTTGCATGCCATGTAATAACATCAACATTATTGTTATTAGAATAACATGCCATAACACAACAGTCAACATAATAGTTATACATAGAAGGATTATAATCTAACACAATAAAACCATCATAACAATGTCCAAAACCATAAAAAAATATTGTCTTAATAATTCTAGGACCATTGCGACTAAATTCAAATTGAAATCTAAATCTAGAAGAACAGACACAGAGACTAAGTTTCGCCGAATCTCTGGAACATATAGGACGTCATGCAACATCAAATATCGGCCACCACGCATGTCCATTCTGCAAGTGTCTATCCCTTTGACTTCAAGCTTTGCATTATTTCCAACATACAGATGTTTTGATCTAGGTGGAACTCGACAAAACTCTATAAACGCTTCTCTATTGCGGCTCACATGGTCGGTGTCCCCTGAGTTTGTAATTCACATAGGATAAGATTCAGTTAGTAAAACAGTGCTAAAAACATATAGAGCACTTAGAGGTGCGTTTTGAAATGCTACCTTTTTTGGCTCAGTGCATTCACGAGCAAAATGTCCTAGGACTTGGCAATTGTAGCACTTCATCTTGTTCTTGTCTTTCTTCATGTAGAGCCGTTTTCCTTTCTTCGAATTTGGcttgtttcttttcttggagGATCCTTCTCCGGTCTCCTTACCCTTTCCATCATTTTTCAAGTTTTTCTTGCGCTTGAAGCTGGATATCTTTGTACCACTTGATTCTGCCACAAAGGCATTAGGTACAGCTTTAGCAGCACCAAGCCGCTCGTCTTCAAGCTCCACATGATGGGCAACATCAGCAAAAGTTTTGATGCTATCATTGTGGGTTAAGTTAACCTTCAGATGTTCCCAATTATTGGGAAGAGACCGAATCACTGCCTGAACCTGCTGCTCGTCAGAGAGAACATGGCCAACACTTTTGAGTTGAGCAATCATATTTGATATCACTCTTAGATGTTTCTTGACACTGTGATCATGGCACTTTTTGTACGTGTCAGCTGTCGAAGGCGAGACACAGTTATACCCCCATATGCCTCTCTTAAATGTGCCCACATGGCTTGAGCAGTAGGATATTGCTCACACTCGTGGATGAGATCATCAACAACTGAACTTACAATAATTCCACGTGCAGTGGAATCTTTCTTTTTCCAAATATTGTAAGTTTTCAGATCCCTCATGTGTTGGGTAGTGTTACCCTCCTCTGGGTGACTCATAGCATGGTTAATACTTTCAAGAGCATCTTTCTCTTCGAGTACATACCACATCTTACGACTCCAGATGTCGTAATTTTCACCATTCAGTTTGTCACCCTTGTTCACGTCATCAATGATACTTTTCGATGTCATGTCTGTTATTAGAGACAATATTACAAGTTTAACTCATCAATATATACTTCAGTCAATTTATGCATGTGATTACACACTCAACTGACCCATGTTGATCCTCACGCTCCCACTTACTTCTTAACGTGCGGTAATTTTATTTTAGCAGTTAAACCTTCCCTAGGTAACTTCCCTTAATCATATCTCCTTTAAAAACAGGTCGAGTCAGTCTATATAGACGATCCGCGACCCAAACCCaatattcaataatttttacaatgTCAGTACATAAATCTTAAAAACGGACCCGCGTTTCATGCATGCAGTGGTATGTAGCCACTTAGACGTCTCTTTAACAAGTTTTGGTTGTACGTAGTTTTTAATTGATCAAATGAAATTAAGATAAAAAGATTAAGTTGATccaatttcatttttttcttataaCGTACATTCAATTTGTTTATTGCCGCAATTTTACCTTGCAGCCTTAATTAATTCTACAAGTGGAGTTTGTGTGAGCAAACCTTACCTCTACTTTGTAAGGATAGAAAGACTGTTTTCGATAAATCGTCGACCAAAAATATATGGTTGCTGGGATTCGAGCCCAAGTGTTTTTCCTTACTAAAGAAGTTAAATATTAACTGGTCATGTGGGAACAGTGGAAGATAGGATATTCTCTTAATTTTATTTGCTTCTTTCagttttttgtttgtttggtcATAAAATGACTGAAATACCCTTCATATTTTAATGACTTGAGAATGGTTCTGATATGAGGGAAATCTTGTAATCTTATCCTCTATACTCCAACTTGTTACACTGCCACCATATACTAACTGAAAAAACAGAGAAAtttaagaggaaaaagaaaaagaaaggaaaaaaaacaaaagaaaaaaaaaatggcaACTGTGTGCCTCTCAAATCCTAAATCTTTTCTTCCTTCTCTTCAACCATCTTCTTTGTCCAATTTAACAGTCCAAAAAATCAGTGTTAAGAGACAATTAATTGTGTGCAAAGCAGAAAATAATGTACCTAGTTTTAATCCTTTAATTATTAGCAAAAGAAGCTTGTCAATTAGCATTGCATCGAGTTTATTGCTATCTTTAGCTGGTAATGGCAATTTTAATGCCAATGCTGCAATTTTAGAAGCTGATGAGGATGATGAGCTGATGGAAAAAGTGAAAAAGGATAGAAAAAAGAGGCTTGAAAGACAAGGCATTATCAATTCCTCTACTAAGGAGAAAGGTAAAAAAATATCTTTTCTTGTTTCTTGAAAATTTCCTTAGTAAAATTAAGTATAGTTTGAATAGTTGTTATGTGATACATTTACTGAAGCACCCCTTATTTGGTTTGTTTAAAAGGTAGCCCGGTGTATAAGGCATTCCGCGTTTATGcaggtccggggaagggccatATCCTAAGGGATGTGATGTAGATAGACtaacctaatgcaagcattagtggctgcttccacggctcgaacctaTGACTTATAGATCACACGGAGATAACTTTACTGTTGCTCCAACGCTCCCCTTCGGTGGTTAAGTTTTGTTTCAAAGGTAGTCCAGTGCACAACAGTAGCGGAGCCACCTTATAGGAAGGGGTATCAAATGACACCCCTTCGCGGAAAAAATATAATGTGTAGGtaggtaaaaaaaataaattatatgtatatatactatgtATTGACTCCCCTTAATTTTTTGGTACgtttacttttatatattttgacaCTCCTTAACGAAAATTCTAACTCCGCCACTGGTGCACAAGGCATCCCGCATTCACGCAGTATCCGGGAAAGGGCCGCATTCCAAGGGGTGTGACAGCCTAACATAATGCAAGTATTAGTGGTTACTTCTgtggctcgaacccgtgaccgataggtcacacggagacaactttaccgttacTCCAAGGTTCCCCTCGGTGGGTAAGTTTTGTTTAGGGGACTAATTCTTGGAGTTGTACAATATGACTATAAAAGTACAGGTTGGACATTGAGATATAGAGAATTCAAAAGTTACCCAATTAAAGTGAATATTAGGTTCTGTCATTTCCCAAGTTTCACCATTGTACT encodes the following:
- the LOC104211042 gene encoding thylakoid lumenal 16.5 kDa protein, chloroplastic; the encoded protein is MATVCLSNPKSFLPSLQPSSLSNLTVQKISVKRQLIVCKAENNVPSFNPLIISKRSLSISIASSLLLSLAGNGNFNANAAILEADEDDELMEKVKKDRKKRLERQGIINSSTKEKGYLQDLVYKLSIVGQAIEKNDLSAASSVLGQSIDADWVQKVNSAFNKFSGSDEEKTEIDSFNSSLSSLVSSVTKNDIEGTKTAFLASASAFEKWTTLTGLVEELKGL